In Phocoena sinus isolate mPhoSin1 chromosome 10, mPhoSin1.pri, whole genome shotgun sequence, a single genomic region encodes these proteins:
- the LOC116760287 gene encoding tubulin alpha-1B chain, translating to MRECISIHVGQAGVQIGNACWELYCLEHGIQPDGQMPSDKTIGGGDDSFNTFFSETGAGKHVPRAVFVDLEPTVIDEVRTGTYRQLFHPEQLITGKEDAANNYARGHYTIGKEIIDLVLDRIRKLADQCTGLQGFLVFHSFGGGTGSGFTSLLMERLSVDYGKKSKLEFSIYPAPQVSTAVVEPYNSILTTHTTLEHSDCAFMVDNEAIYDICRRNLDIERPTYTNLNRLISQIVSSITASLRFDGALNVDLTEFQTNLVPYPRIHFPLATYAPVISAEKAYHEQLSVAEITNACFEPANQMVKCDPRHGKYMACCLLYRGDVVPKDVNAAIATIKTKRSIQFVDWCPTGFKVGINYQPPTVVPGGDLAKVQRAVCMLSNTTAIAEAWARLDHKFDLMYAKRAFVHWYVGEGMEEGEFSEAREDMAALEKDYEEVGVDSVEGEGEEEGEEY from the exons ATG CGTGAGTGCATCTCCATCCACGTTGGCCAGGCTGGTGTCCAGATCGGCAATGCCTGCTGGGAGCTCTACTGCCTGGAACACGGCATCCAGCCTGATGGCCAGATGCCAAGTGACAAGACTATTGGGGGAGGAGATGACTCCTTCAACACCTTCTTCAGTGAGACAGGCGCTGGCAAACATGTGCCCAGGGCAGTGTTTGTAGACCTGGAACCCACGGTCATTG ATGAAGTTCGCACTGGCACCTACCGCCAGCTCTTCCACCCTGAGCAGCTCATCACAGGCAAGGAAGATGCTGCCAATAACTATGCCCGAGGTCACTACACCATTGGCAAGGAGATCATTGACCTCGTCTTGGACCGAATTCGGAAACTG GCTGACCAGTGCACAGGTCTTCAGGGCTTCTTGGTTTTCCACAGCTTTGGCGGGGGAACTGGTTCCGGGTTCACCTCCCTGCTGATGGAACGTCTCTCTGTCGATTATGGCAAGAAGTCCAAGCTGGAGTTCTCCATTTACCCAGCCCCTCAGGTTTCCACAGCTGTAGTTGAGCCCTACAACTCCATCCTCACCACCCACACCACCCTGGAGCACTCTGATTGTGCCTTCATGGTAGACAATGAGGCCATCTATGACATCTGTCGTAGAAACCTTGACATTGAGCGCCCAACCTACACAAATCTTAACCGCCTTATTAGCCAGATTGTTTCCTCCATCACCGCTTCCCTGCGATTTGATGGAGCCCTGAATGTTGATCTGACAGAATTCCAGACCAACCTGGTGCCCTATCCCCGCATCCACTTCCCTCTGGCCACATATGCCCCTGTCATCTCTGCTGAGAAAGCCTACCATGAACAGCTTTCTGTAGCAGAGATCACCAATGCTTGCTTTGAGCCAGCCAACCAGATGGTGAAATGCGACCCTCGCCATGGTAAATACATGGCTTGCTGCCTGTTGTACCGTGGCGATGTGGTTCCCAAAGATGTCAATGCTGCCATTGCCACCATCAAGACCAAGCGCAGCATCCAGTTTGTGGACTGGTGCCCCACTGGCTTCAAGGTTGGCATTAATTACCAGCCTCCCACTGTGGTACCTGGTGGAGACCTGGCCAAAGTACAGCGAGCTGTGTGCATGCTGAGCAACACCACAGCCATCGCTGAGGCCTGGGCTCGCCTGGACCACAAGTTTGACCTGATGTATGCCAAGCGTGCCTTTGTTCACTGGTACGTGGGTGAGGGCATGGAGGAAGGAGAGTTTTCTGAGGCCCGTGAGGACATGGCTGCCCTTGAGAAGGATTATGAGGAGGTTGGTGTGGATTCTgttgaaggagagggagaggaagaaggagaggaataCTAA
- the LMBR1L gene encoding protein LMBR1L isoform X3, which yields MLSRVWKQLTTNCYPCESSYSTRRSASALLELCTFTLAVALGAVLLLPFSIISNEVLLSLSRNYYIQWLNGSLIHGLWNLVFLFSNLSLIFLMPFAYFFTESEGFAGSRKGVLARVYETVVMLMFLTLLVLGMVWVASAIVDNSKASMESLYDFWEYYLPYLYSCISFLGVLLLLVCTPLGLARMFSVTGKLLVKPRLLEDLEEQLHCSAFEEAALTRRICNPTSCWLPLDMELLHRRVLALQTQRVLLEKRRKASAWQRNLGYPLAMLCLLVLTGLSVLTVAIHILELLIDEAAMPRGMQGASLGQVSFSKLGSFGAVVQVVLIFYLMVSSVMGFYSSPLFWGLRPRWHDTAMTQIIGNCVCLLVLSSALPVFSRTLGLTRLDLLGDFGRFNWLGNFYIVFLYNAAFAGLTTLCLVKTFTAAVRAELIRAFGLDRLPLPVSSFPRASRKTQHQ from the exons ATGCTGAGCAGAGTATGGAAGCAGCTGACTACGAATTGCTATCCGTGCGAGAGCAGCTATTCCACGAGAAGGTCCGCGAGTGCATT GCTCGAGCTGTGCACCTTCACCCTGGCAGTCGCCCTGGGTGCTGTCCTGCTCCTGCCCTTCTCCATCATCAGCAACGAGGTGCTGCTCTCACTGTCTCGGAACTACTACATCCAGTGGCTCAACGGCTCCCTCATCCATG GCCTCTGGAACCTCGTTTTCCTCTTCTCCAACTTGTCCCTCATCTTCCTCATGCCCTTTGCATATTTCTTCACTGAGTCTGAGGGCTTCGCTGGCTCCAGAAAG GGTGTCCTGGCCCGGGTCTACGAGACGGTGGTGATGCTGATGTTCCTCACTCTGCTGGTGCTGGGAATGGTGTGGGTGGCGTCAGCCATTGTGGACAACAGTAAGGCCAGCATGGAGTCCCTGTATG ACTTCTGGGAGTACTACCTCCCCTACCTCTACTCCTGCATCTCCTTCCTCGGGGTCCTGCTGCTCCTGG TGTGTACTCCGCTAGGTCTCGCCCGCATGTTCTCGGTCACTGGGAAGCTGCTGGTCAAGCCCCGG CTGCTGGAGGACCTGGAGGAGCAGCTGCACTGCTCGGCCTTTGAGGAGGCAGCTTTGACCCGCAGGATTTGCA ATCCCACTTCCTGCTGGCTGCCCTTGGACATGGAACTGCTGCACAGACGGGTCCTGGCTCTGCAGACACAGAGGGTCCTGCTGG AGAAGCGGCGGAAGGCTTCAGCCTGGCAGCGGAACCTGGGCTACCCACTGGCCATGCTGTGCTTGCTGGTACTGACG GGTCTGTCTGTGCTCACTGTGGCCATCCACATCCTGGAGCTGCTCATCGATGAGGCTGCCATGCCCCGGGGCATGCAG GGTGCCTCCCTGGGCCAGGTCTCCTTCTCCAAGCTGGGCTCCTTTGGTGCCGTCGTTCAGGTCGTACTCATCTT TTACCTGATGGTTTCCTCGGTCATGGGATTCTACAGCTCTCCACTCTTCTGGGGACTGCGGCCCAGATGGCATGACACAGCCATGACGCAG ATAATTGGCAACTGTGTCTGTCTCCTGGTCCTAAGCTCAGCACTTCCTGTCTTCTCTCGAACCCTGG GGCTCACTCGTTTGGACCTTCTGGGTGACTTCGGACGCTTCAACTGGCTGGGCAATTTCTACATCGTGTTCCTCTACAACGCAGCCTTCGCGGGCCTCACCACTCTCTGTTTGGTGAAAACCTTCACCGCAGCTGTGCGGGCAGAGCTGATCCGGGCCTTTG GGCTGGACAGACTGCCGTTGCCGGTTTCCAGTTTCCCCCGGGCATCTAGGAAGACCCAGCACCAGTGA
- the LMBR1L gene encoding protein LMBR1L isoform X2: MEAADYELLSVREQLFHEKVRECIISTLLFATLYILCHIALTRFKKPAEFTTADDEDATVNKIALELCTFTLAVALGAVLLLPFSIISNEVLLSLSRNYYIQWLNGSLIHGLWNLVFLFSNLSLIFLMPFAYFFTESEGFAGSRKGVLARVYETVVMLMFLTLLVLGMVWVASAIVDNNFWEYYLPYLYSCISFLGVLLLLVCTPLGLARMFSVTGKLLVKPRLLEDLEEQLHCSAFEEAALTRRICNPTSCWLPLDMELLHRRVLALQTQRVLLEKRRKASAWQRNLGYPLAMLCLLVLTGLSVLTVAIHILELLIDEAAMPRGMQGASLGQVSFSKLGSFGAVVQVVLIFYLMVSSVMGFYSSPLFWGLRPRWHDTAMTQIIGNCVCLLVLSSALPVFSRTLGLTRLDLLGDFGRFNWLGNFYIVFLYNAAFAGLTTLCLVKTFTAAVRAELIRAFGLDRLPLPVSSFPRASRKTQHQ, from the exons ATGGAAGCAGCTGACTACGAATTGCTATCCGTGCGAGAGCAGCTATTCCACGAGAAGGTCCGCGAGTGCATT ATCTCAACACTTCTGTTTGCGACACTCTACATCCTCTGCCACATCGCCCTGACCCGCTTCAAGAAGCCTGCTGAGTTCACCACAG CGGATGATGAAGATGCTACAGTCAACAAGATTGC GCTCGAGCTGTGCACCTTCACCCTGGCAGTCGCCCTGGGTGCTGTCCTGCTCCTGCCCTTCTCCATCATCAGCAACGAGGTGCTGCTCTCACTGTCTCGGAACTACTACATCCAGTGGCTCAACGGCTCCCTCATCCATG GCCTCTGGAACCTCGTTTTCCTCTTCTCCAACTTGTCCCTCATCTTCCTCATGCCCTTTGCATATTTCTTCACTGAGTCTGAGGGCTTCGCTGGCTCCAGAAAG GGTGTCCTGGCCCGGGTCTACGAGACGGTGGTGATGCTGATGTTCCTCACTCTGCTGGTGCTGGGAATGGTGTGGGTGGCGTCAGCCATTGTGGACAACA ACTTCTGGGAGTACTACCTCCCCTACCTCTACTCCTGCATCTCCTTCCTCGGGGTCCTGCTGCTCCTGG TGTGTACTCCGCTAGGTCTCGCCCGCATGTTCTCGGTCACTGGGAAGCTGCTGGTCAAGCCCCGG CTGCTGGAGGACCTGGAGGAGCAGCTGCACTGCTCGGCCTTTGAGGAGGCAGCTTTGACCCGCAGGATTTGCA ATCCCACTTCCTGCTGGCTGCCCTTGGACATGGAACTGCTGCACAGACGGGTCCTGGCTCTGCAGACACAGAGGGTCCTGCTGG AGAAGCGGCGGAAGGCTTCAGCCTGGCAGCGGAACCTGGGCTACCCACTGGCCATGCTGTGCTTGCTGGTACTGACG GGTCTGTCTGTGCTCACTGTGGCCATCCACATCCTGGAGCTGCTCATCGATGAGGCTGCCATGCCCCGGGGCATGCAG GGTGCCTCCCTGGGCCAGGTCTCCTTCTCCAAGCTGGGCTCCTTTGGTGCCGTCGTTCAGGTCGTACTCATCTT TTACCTGATGGTTTCCTCGGTCATGGGATTCTACAGCTCTCCACTCTTCTGGGGACTGCGGCCCAGATGGCATGACACAGCCATGACGCAG ATAATTGGCAACTGTGTCTGTCTCCTGGTCCTAAGCTCAGCACTTCCTGTCTTCTCTCGAACCCTGG GGCTCACTCGTTTGGACCTTCTGGGTGACTTCGGACGCTTCAACTGGCTGGGCAATTTCTACATCGTGTTCCTCTACAACGCAGCCTTCGCGGGCCTCACCACTCTCTGTTTGGTGAAAACCTTCACCGCAGCTGTGCGGGCAGAGCTGATCCGGGCCTTTG GGCTGGACAGACTGCCGTTGCCGGTTTCCAGTTTCCCCCGGGCATCTAGGAAGACCCAGCACCAGTGA
- the LMBR1L gene encoding protein LMBR1L isoform X1, whose protein sequence is MEAADYELLSVREQLFHEKVRECIISTLLFATLYILCHIALTRFKKPAEFTTADDEDATVNKIALELCTFTLAVALGAVLLLPFSIISNEVLLSLSRNYYIQWLNGSLIHGLWNLVFLFSNLSLIFLMPFAYFFTESEGFAGSRKGVLARVYETVVMLMFLTLLVLGMVWVASAIVDNSKASMESLYDFWEYYLPYLYSCISFLGVLLLLVCTPLGLARMFSVTGKLLVKPRLLEDLEEQLHCSAFEEAALTRRICNPTSCWLPLDMELLHRRVLALQTQRVLLEKRRKASAWQRNLGYPLAMLCLLVLTGLSVLTVAIHILELLIDEAAMPRGMQGASLGQVSFSKLGSFGAVVQVVLIFYLMVSSVMGFYSSPLFWGLRPRWHDTAMTQIIGNCVCLLVLSSALPVFSRTLGLTRLDLLGDFGRFNWLGNFYIVFLYNAAFAGLTTLCLVKTFTAAVRAELIRAFGLDRLPLPVSSFPRASRKTQHQ, encoded by the exons ATGGAAGCAGCTGACTACGAATTGCTATCCGTGCGAGAGCAGCTATTCCACGAGAAGGTCCGCGAGTGCATT ATCTCAACACTTCTGTTTGCGACACTCTACATCCTCTGCCACATCGCCCTGACCCGCTTCAAGAAGCCTGCTGAGTTCACCACAG CGGATGATGAAGATGCTACAGTCAACAAGATTGC GCTCGAGCTGTGCACCTTCACCCTGGCAGTCGCCCTGGGTGCTGTCCTGCTCCTGCCCTTCTCCATCATCAGCAACGAGGTGCTGCTCTCACTGTCTCGGAACTACTACATCCAGTGGCTCAACGGCTCCCTCATCCATG GCCTCTGGAACCTCGTTTTCCTCTTCTCCAACTTGTCCCTCATCTTCCTCATGCCCTTTGCATATTTCTTCACTGAGTCTGAGGGCTTCGCTGGCTCCAGAAAG GGTGTCCTGGCCCGGGTCTACGAGACGGTGGTGATGCTGATGTTCCTCACTCTGCTGGTGCTGGGAATGGTGTGGGTGGCGTCAGCCATTGTGGACAACAGTAAGGCCAGCATGGAGTCCCTGTATG ACTTCTGGGAGTACTACCTCCCCTACCTCTACTCCTGCATCTCCTTCCTCGGGGTCCTGCTGCTCCTGG TGTGTACTCCGCTAGGTCTCGCCCGCATGTTCTCGGTCACTGGGAAGCTGCTGGTCAAGCCCCGG CTGCTGGAGGACCTGGAGGAGCAGCTGCACTGCTCGGCCTTTGAGGAGGCAGCTTTGACCCGCAGGATTTGCA ATCCCACTTCCTGCTGGCTGCCCTTGGACATGGAACTGCTGCACAGACGGGTCCTGGCTCTGCAGACACAGAGGGTCCTGCTGG AGAAGCGGCGGAAGGCTTCAGCCTGGCAGCGGAACCTGGGCTACCCACTGGCCATGCTGTGCTTGCTGGTACTGACG GGTCTGTCTGTGCTCACTGTGGCCATCCACATCCTGGAGCTGCTCATCGATGAGGCTGCCATGCCCCGGGGCATGCAG GGTGCCTCCCTGGGCCAGGTCTCCTTCTCCAAGCTGGGCTCCTTTGGTGCCGTCGTTCAGGTCGTACTCATCTT TTACCTGATGGTTTCCTCGGTCATGGGATTCTACAGCTCTCCACTCTTCTGGGGACTGCGGCCCAGATGGCATGACACAGCCATGACGCAG ATAATTGGCAACTGTGTCTGTCTCCTGGTCCTAAGCTCAGCACTTCCTGTCTTCTCTCGAACCCTGG GGCTCACTCGTTTGGACCTTCTGGGTGACTTCGGACGCTTCAACTGGCTGGGCAATTTCTACATCGTGTTCCTCTACAACGCAGCCTTCGCGGGCCTCACCACTCTCTGTTTGGTGAAAACCTTCACCGCAGCTGTGCGGGCAGAGCTGATCCGGGCCTTTG GGCTGGACAGACTGCCGTTGCCGGTTTCCAGTTTCCCCCGGGCATCTAGGAAGACCCAGCACCAGTGA
- the LMBR1L gene encoding protein LMBR1L isoform X4: MACLFPMPLSFIADDEDATVNKIALELCTFTLAVALGAVLLLPFSIISNEVLLSLSRNYYIQWLNGSLIHGLWNLVFLFSNLSLIFLMPFAYFFTESEGFAGSRKGVLARVYETVVMLMFLTLLVLGMVWVASAIVDNSKASMESLYDFWEYYLPYLYSCISFLGVLLLLVCTPLGLARMFSVTGKLLVKPRLLEDLEEQLHCSAFEEAALTRRICNPTSCWLPLDMELLHRRVLALQTQRVLLEKRRKASAWQRNLGYPLAMLCLLVLTGLSVLTVAIHILELLIDEAAMPRGMQGASLGQVSFSKLGSFGAVVQVVLIFYLMVSSVMGFYSSPLFWGLRPRWHDTAMTQIIGNCVCLLVLSSALPVFSRTLGLTRLDLLGDFGRFNWLGNFYIVFLYNAAFAGLTTLCLVKTFTAAVRAELIRAFGLDRLPLPVSSFPRASRKTQHQ, from the exons ATGGCCTGCCTCTTCCCCATGCCTCTGTCTTTTATAGCGGATGATGAAGATGCTACAGTCAACAAGATTGC GCTCGAGCTGTGCACCTTCACCCTGGCAGTCGCCCTGGGTGCTGTCCTGCTCCTGCCCTTCTCCATCATCAGCAACGAGGTGCTGCTCTCACTGTCTCGGAACTACTACATCCAGTGGCTCAACGGCTCCCTCATCCATG GCCTCTGGAACCTCGTTTTCCTCTTCTCCAACTTGTCCCTCATCTTCCTCATGCCCTTTGCATATTTCTTCACTGAGTCTGAGGGCTTCGCTGGCTCCAGAAAG GGTGTCCTGGCCCGGGTCTACGAGACGGTGGTGATGCTGATGTTCCTCACTCTGCTGGTGCTGGGAATGGTGTGGGTGGCGTCAGCCATTGTGGACAACAGTAAGGCCAGCATGGAGTCCCTGTATG ACTTCTGGGAGTACTACCTCCCCTACCTCTACTCCTGCATCTCCTTCCTCGGGGTCCTGCTGCTCCTGG TGTGTACTCCGCTAGGTCTCGCCCGCATGTTCTCGGTCACTGGGAAGCTGCTGGTCAAGCCCCGG CTGCTGGAGGACCTGGAGGAGCAGCTGCACTGCTCGGCCTTTGAGGAGGCAGCTTTGACCCGCAGGATTTGCA ATCCCACTTCCTGCTGGCTGCCCTTGGACATGGAACTGCTGCACAGACGGGTCCTGGCTCTGCAGACACAGAGGGTCCTGCTGG AGAAGCGGCGGAAGGCTTCAGCCTGGCAGCGGAACCTGGGCTACCCACTGGCCATGCTGTGCTTGCTGGTACTGACG GGTCTGTCTGTGCTCACTGTGGCCATCCACATCCTGGAGCTGCTCATCGATGAGGCTGCCATGCCCCGGGGCATGCAG GGTGCCTCCCTGGGCCAGGTCTCCTTCTCCAAGCTGGGCTCCTTTGGTGCCGTCGTTCAGGTCGTACTCATCTT TTACCTGATGGTTTCCTCGGTCATGGGATTCTACAGCTCTCCACTCTTCTGGGGACTGCGGCCCAGATGGCATGACACAGCCATGACGCAG ATAATTGGCAACTGTGTCTGTCTCCTGGTCCTAAGCTCAGCACTTCCTGTCTTCTCTCGAACCCTGG GGCTCACTCGTTTGGACCTTCTGGGTGACTTCGGACGCTTCAACTGGCTGGGCAATTTCTACATCGTGTTCCTCTACAACGCAGCCTTCGCGGGCCTCACCACTCTCTGTTTGGTGAAAACCTTCACCGCAGCTGTGCGGGCAGAGCTGATCCGGGCCTTTG GGCTGGACAGACTGCCGTTGCCGGTTTCCAGTTTCCCCCGGGCATCTAGGAAGACCCAGCACCAGTGA